In the genome of Streptomyces sp. NBC_00190, one region contains:
- the murG gene encoding undecaprenyldiphospho-muramoylpentapeptide beta-N-acetylglucosaminyltransferase — protein sequence MHVVLAGGGTAGHIEPALALADALRRQDPSVGITALGTERGLETRLVPERGYELGLIPAVPLPRKPTPELITVPGRLRGTIKAAEEILLRTKADCVVGFGGYVALPGYLAAKRLGVPIIVHEANARPGLANKIGSRYAHAVAVSTPDSKLRGARYVGIPLRRSISTLDRAAVRPEARAAFGLDPNLPTLLVSGGSQGARRLNEVIQQVAPTLQRSGIQILHAVGPKNELPRVDNMPGMPPYVPVPYVDRMDLAYAAADMMLCRAGAMTVAELSAVGLPAAYVPLPIGNGEQRLNAQPVVKAGGGLLVDDAELTPEWVLSQVLPVLSDPHRLYEMSRAAGEFGRRDADDLLVGMVYEAIAAHRSR from the coding sequence GTGCATGTCGTACTCGCCGGTGGGGGGACCGCCGGCCACATCGAGCCGGCGCTCGCCCTCGCGGACGCCCTGCGCAGGCAGGACCCTTCAGTGGGCATCACCGCCCTCGGCACCGAGCGCGGACTTGAGACCCGCCTCGTGCCGGAACGCGGTTACGAGCTGGGCCTGATCCCCGCAGTGCCACTGCCGCGCAAGCCCACTCCGGAACTGATCACCGTCCCCGGGCGGCTGCGCGGCACGATCAAGGCCGCCGAGGAGATCCTCCTGCGCACCAAGGCCGACTGCGTCGTCGGCTTCGGCGGCTACGTGGCGCTGCCCGGCTACCTGGCCGCCAAGCGGCTCGGGGTGCCGATCATCGTCCACGAGGCCAACGCCCGGCCGGGACTGGCCAACAAGATCGGCTCGCGGTACGCGCACGCCGTCGCGGTCTCCACCCCCGACAGCAAGCTGCGCGGCGCCCGCTACGTGGGCATCCCGCTGCGGCGCTCGATCTCGACCCTGGACCGGGCCGCGGTCCGCCCGGAGGCGCGCGCCGCCTTCGGCCTGGACCCCAACCTGCCGACGCTGCTGGTCTCCGGCGGCTCGCAGGGTGCCCGGCGCCTCAACGAGGTCATCCAGCAGGTCGCTCCGACCCTCCAGCGCTCCGGGATCCAGATCCTGCACGCCGTCGGGCCGAAGAACGAACTGCCGCGTGTCGACAACATGCCCGGGATGCCGCCGTATGTGCCGGTACCGTACGTGGACCGGATGGATCTCGCGTACGCCGCCGCCGACATGATGCTGTGCCGCGCGGGCGCGATGACCGTCGCCGAACTCTCCGCCGTCGGGCTGCCCGCCGCGTACGTCCCGCTGCCGATCGGCAACGGCGAACAGCGGCTCAACGCCCAGCCGGTGGTCAAGGCCGGTGGCGGCCTGCTCGTGGACGACGCGGAACTGACGCCCGAGTGGGTGCTCAGCCAGGTCCTCCCGGTGCTGTCCGACCCGCACCGTCTGTACGAGATGTCCCGGGCCGCAGGTGAGTTCGGCCGCCGGGACGCCGACGACCTGCTGGTCGGCATGGTGTACGAGGCGATCGCGGCCCACCGGTCCCGCTGA
- the ftsW gene encoding putative lipid II flippase FtsW, protein MPAKQMLPGRRPSAVKAQGRKRPAASVRRPAGRGPLAGLRRTQAHLRKAWDRPLTAYYLIFGSSLLITVLGLVMVYSASMIKALQLGLGDAYFFKKQFLAALIGTGLMLIASRMPVKLHRALSYPVLAGTLFLMVLVQLPGIGVSINGNQNWISLGGPFMLQPSEFGKLALILWGADLLARKGDKGLLSQWKHLLVPLVPVAFLLLGLIMLGGDMGTAMILGAVLFGLLWLAGAPTRLFVAVLAFTGVIVALLIKTSPHRMDRLECLGATDPGKNDLCWQAVHGIYALASGGWFGSGLGASVEKWGQLPEAHTDFIFAITGEELGLAGTLSVLALFAALGYAGIRVAGRTEDSFVRFAAGGVTTWITAQAVINIGAVLGLLPIAGVPLPLFSYGGSALLPTMFAVGLLIAFAREEPAARAALAMRQPKTGWRRTGVRWKSMRRRVKKRPSGER, encoded by the coding sequence ATGCCGGCCAAGCAGATGCTGCCGGGGCGGCGGCCGTCCGCCGTCAAGGCACAGGGCCGCAAGCGCCCCGCGGCGAGTGTGCGGCGGCCCGCCGGGCGCGGGCCGCTGGCCGGTCTGCGGCGCACGCAAGCGCACTTGCGCAAGGCCTGGGACCGCCCGCTCACGGCGTATTACCTGATCTTCGGCAGCTCGCTGCTCATCACCGTGCTCGGCCTGGTGATGGTCTACTCGGCCTCCATGATCAAGGCGCTCCAGCTCGGCCTGGGTGACGCGTACTTCTTCAAGAAGCAGTTCCTGGCGGCCCTGATCGGGACCGGACTGATGCTGATCGCCTCCCGGATGCCGGTCAAACTGCACCGGGCGCTGTCCTATCCGGTGCTCGCCGGCACCCTGTTCCTGATGGTCCTGGTCCAGCTCCCCGGGATAGGGGTCTCGATCAACGGCAACCAGAATTGGATCTCCCTTGGCGGTCCGTTCATGTTGCAGCCCAGTGAGTTCGGCAAACTGGCCCTGATCCTGTGGGGCGCCGACCTGTTGGCGCGCAAGGGCGACAAGGGACTGCTCAGCCAGTGGAAGCACCTGCTGGTGCCGCTGGTCCCGGTGGCCTTCCTGCTGCTCGGGCTGATCATGCTGGGCGGTGACATGGGCACCGCGATGATCCTAGGCGCCGTCCTGTTCGGCCTGCTCTGGCTGGCGGGAGCGCCGACACGGCTGTTCGTCGCGGTGCTGGCGTTCACTGGTGTGATCGTCGCACTGCTCATCAAGACGAGCCCGCACCGGATGGACCGGCTGGAGTGCCTCGGCGCGACAGATCCGGGCAAGAACGACCTTTGCTGGCAGGCCGTGCACGGGATCTACGCCCTCGCTTCGGGCGGATGGTTCGGTTCCGGTCTGGGAGCCAGTGTGGAAAAATGGGGACAACTACCCGAAGCCCACACGGACTTCATCTTCGCCATCACCGGGGAGGAACTGGGTCTGGCGGGGACGCTGTCGGTGCTCGCCCTGTTCGCGGCTCTAGGCTATGCGGGTATCCGCGTGGCCGGACGCACGGAGGACTCCTTCGTACGGTTTGCCGCGGGAGGCGTGACCACCTGGATCACGGCCCAGGCCGTGATCAACATCGGTGCGGTGCTCGGCCTGCTGCCGATCGCCGGGGTCCCGCTCCCGCTGTTCTCCTACGGGGGGTCGGCCCTGCTGCCGACCATGTTCGCGGTCGGACTGCTCATCGCCTTCGCGCGTGAGGAGCCGGCGGCGCGCGCGGCCCTCGCGATGCGGCAGCCGAAAACCGGCTGGAGGCGGACCGGGGTGAGATGGAAGTCGATGAGACGGCGCGTCAAGAAGCGTCCGTCCGGAGAGCGGTGA
- the murD gene encoding UDP-N-acetylmuramoyl-L-alanine--D-glutamate ligase codes for MGSRQVTSWQGMNITVAGLGVSGVSAARALAGLGAVVTVVDGGDSEGHRARAAELGELGISVRLGDAETLPEGTGLVVTSPGWKPDSPLFAAAAKAGVDVVGDVEIAWQLRGPGAAPWLAITGTNGKTTTTQMLASILKSAGLRTAAVGNIGTPIIDVVLGEETYDVLAVELSSYQLHWAPSLRAHSAAVLNLAPDHLDWHGSMEAYAADKGRIYEGNTVACVYNVADPATEELVENADVEEGCRAIGFTLGAPGPSMLGVVDGILVDRAFVENRQKNAQELAHVADVNPPAPHNIANALAAAALARAFGVPPRAVRDGLRDFRPDAHRVAHVEAVHGVTYIDDSKATNTHAAEASLAAFEPVVWIAGGLAKGATFDELVRKSAKRLRGVVLIGADRALIADALARHAPEVPVVDLARTDTGAMLAAVREAARLAEPGDTVLLAPACASMDMFANYNKRGDAFADAVRELAAERS; via the coding sequence ATGGGCAGCCGACAAGTGACCTCCTGGCAGGGCATGAACATCACCGTCGCCGGCCTCGGCGTGAGCGGCGTCAGCGCCGCCCGCGCCCTGGCCGGCCTCGGCGCCGTCGTGACCGTCGTCGACGGCGGCGACAGCGAGGGCCACCGCGCCCGCGCCGCCGAACTCGGCGAGCTGGGGATCTCCGTACGCCTCGGCGACGCGGAAACCCTCCCCGAAGGCACCGGCCTCGTCGTCACCTCGCCCGGCTGGAAGCCCGACAGCCCGCTGTTCGCGGCCGCCGCGAAGGCCGGCGTCGACGTGGTCGGGGACGTGGAGATCGCCTGGCAGCTGCGCGGCCCCGGTGCGGCCCCCTGGCTGGCGATCACCGGGACCAACGGCAAGACCACCACAACCCAGATGCTCGCGTCGATCCTGAAGTCGGCGGGCTTGCGGACCGCGGCCGTCGGCAACATCGGCACGCCCATCATCGACGTGGTGCTCGGCGAGGAGACGTACGACGTGCTCGCCGTCGAACTCTCCAGCTATCAGCTGCACTGGGCGCCCTCGCTGCGCGCCCACTCGGCGGCCGTCCTCAACCTGGCCCCGGACCACCTCGACTGGCACGGCTCCATGGAGGCGTACGCCGCCGACAAGGGCCGCATCTACGAGGGCAACACCGTGGCCTGCGTCTACAACGTCGCCGACCCGGCCACCGAGGAACTGGTCGAGAACGCCGACGTCGAAGAGGGCTGCCGGGCGATCGGCTTCACCCTCGGCGCCCCCGGCCCCTCCATGCTCGGCGTCGTCGACGGCATCCTCGTCGACCGCGCCTTCGTGGAGAACCGGCAGAAGAACGCCCAGGAGCTCGCGCACGTCGCGGACGTCAACCCGCCCGCCCCGCACAACATCGCCAACGCGCTCGCCGCGGCGGCCCTGGCCCGCGCCTTCGGCGTCCCGCCGCGCGCGGTCCGCGACGGGCTGCGCGACTTCCGCCCCGACGCCCACCGGGTCGCGCACGTGGAGGCGGTGCACGGGGTCACGTACATCGACGACTCCAAGGCCACCAACACGCACGCGGCCGAGGCCTCCCTGGCCGCCTTCGAGCCGGTCGTCTGGATCGCCGGGGGCCTCGCCAAGGGCGCGACCTTCGACGAACTGGTCCGGAAGTCGGCGAAGCGGCTGCGCGGCGTGGTGCTGATCGGCGCCGACCGGGCGCTGATCGCCGACGCGCTGGCGCGACACGCCCCCGAGGTCCCGGTCGTCGACCTCGCCCGGACCGACACTGGGGCGATGCTCGCAGCGGTCCGGGAAGCGGCCCGGCTCGCCGAGCCCGGCGACACGGTCCTGCTGGCACCTGCCTGCGCCTCGATGGACATGTTCGCGAACTACAACAAGCGTGGGGACGCGTTCGCGGACGCGGTGCGCGAACTGGCCGCCGAGAGATCCTAG